CCCAAGCCAAAACAGCATGCTTTAAGGAGATATTCATGTACCAACCTAGTCATTTCATACCCGTAGATCTAACCATTGATTCCTGGAACGATCTTAAACCATATTTTGATAAATTGATCAACACTGAGGTCACAAATACTGACGATCTATCACAATTAATAGTCCACTATAGTGAGACTCTCAGCGTCTTTCATGAAAAAAACGCCTGGTCCTATATCAACATGAGCAGGGAAACTGATAATCAGAAATACGTGGATCGCTATGAATTGTTCGCTACAAAAATAGGACCTGAGCTGGAGAAAGCGGCCAACACTGTTGAGAAAATGATCGTCACCAATCCTGCGTTTGCCGATCTGCCAGATGCCCGCTTTGGTCAGTTTAAGAAAAAATTAAAACGTGAACTCGAGCTCTATCGGGAACAGAACGTTGAGCTTTCTGCAGAGATCTCAAAGCACAGCACAAAATATGACCAACTCACCGGCGGCCTGATGGTCATGTTGGATGGCGAGGAAATGCCCCTACCTAAAGCAGCAGTGCGACTACTGTCAGCCGACCGGGAAAAGCGGAAAGAAACCTGGCTGGCTATTGCTGAGAAACGGTATTCGATCAAGGAACCCGCTGATCAGATCTATACCGATATGCTTAAATTGCGGATAAATATCGCTGAGAACGCCGGTTACTCAAACTTTCGCGATTTCGCCCACGATCGACTCCAACGGTTCGATTATACTCCGCAGGATGCCATTGATTTTCAAAATGCCATTGAAGAACATATTGTCCCCCTGGCTCGTAATATCGCTAACAAACATCGCATCAAGTTGGGTATTGCCCCAGATGATTATCGTCCCTGGGATGTTCTGGGAGAACCAAAGGGTCAGGAAGCATTGAAACCCTTTAACACTGGAGCTGACCTGCTTAAACAAGCCATTTCTATCTTCGGCGAGATCCACCCGCAATTCGGAAAAAATCTTCAAGCCATGGAGTCCGCCAATCTTTTTGATCTGGAATCCCGGAAAGGGAAAGCTCCCGGTGGCTACAATTATGGACTGGAAACCACAGGCATGCCCTTCATTTTCATGAATGCAGCCGGGACGCAACGTGATGTGGTAACCATGTGTCACGAGGGCGGCCACGCCATGCATACTTTTCTTACGAATGATGAGTCCCTGATCCATTATCGGGATACTCCGGCTGAGATGGCTGAAACAGCTTCCATGAGCATGGAATTGATGACAGCAGGACTTTGGAACAAATTCTATGACTCTCAAGACCATCTTAGAGCTCGTCGTGAGCATCTGGAAGGGATCATTACTTTTTTCCCCTGGTGTGCCACCGTGGATGCCTTTCAACACTGGGTTTATCTCAATCCTGACCATACAGTTAGCGAACGTGATGATTATTTTGATGAATTGAACACACGTTTTATGACGAACAATACTAATTGGGAAGGCTACGATCACTACAGGCGGAACGGCTGGCAGCGTCAATTACATATTTTTGGGATGCCTTTCTACTATGTGGAATATGGCATTGCTCAATTGGGAGCTCTCCAGGTTTTTCGAAATTTCAAGAAGGATCCAAAAGCCGCCCTTGAAGGCTATATCAAGGGACTAAGTCTGGGTAGTTCCAGACCCCTACCGGAAGTCTGGGAAGCCATGGGCATCAAATTTGATTTCTCAGCAGAACCTATAAAAGAACTGGTTGAGTTTGTCCAACAGGAACTCGCCTCACTGGAGGATTAGCTTATGAAAAAGACCATTGACTTTCTGAACCAAAATCATGACAGATTCGAGCAGGAATTAATTGATATTCTAAAAGTACCCAGTATCAGTGCTCTGCCGGAACATGGCAAGGACATGCGGATCATGGCTGAGATGTTAAAAGATGAGATGAAAAAGATCGGTATGTTTAAGGCCAGTATCATCGAAACAGAGGGCCATCCGGTTGTGTATTCTGAATGGCTTGGTGCATCCGATAAACCTACGTTGTTAATCTATGGTCACTATGATGTCCAACCTGTGGATCCTGTGGATCTGTGGAGCTCACCCCCTTTTGATCCTGTGATCAAAGGAGATAAGATATTTGGTCGCGGTTCTGCTGATGATAAAGGGCAGATCTATATCCATCTAAAAGCCATTGAGGCCTGGCTGACCACCCGGGGCGACCTGCCGGTGAATGTCAAACTGATTTTTGAGGGTGAAGAGGAAGTTGGCTCAGCCCATCTGGAGGATTTCATCAATGAACATGCCGAGATGCTCACAGCTGATTATGTGGTTATCTCTGATACACCCATGTTCAGAGCCGGCTATCCCGGGATCACCTACGGTCTACGCGGACTGGCCTATTTACAAGTTAATCTGCGTGGAACGAACACAGACCTGCATTCCGGTTCTTTTGGTGGACTGGTTAAGAATCCGATCAATGCCCTGGTTGAGATTCTGGCACAAATGAAGGATGAAGATGGTCGTATCCGCATCCCGGGCTTTTATGATAGGGTTCTACCCATCACTGAAAATGAACACATCAAGCTTAGCAATCTCCCTTTTTCAGCAGATGATTTTGCCAGTAGCATTGGTGCACCAGCGTTGTTTGGAGAAGCCGGCTATGACGATCTGGAACGATTGTGGGCCCGCCCTACTTTCGATATCAATGGGATCTGGGGTGGTTTTCAGGGTGAAGGTGCTAAAACAGTTATTCCAGCTGAAGCCCATGCTAAAGTTTCCATGCGTCTGGTCGCAGATCAGGATCCAGATGATATTGCCCGAAAATTCAAAACCTATGTTGAATCACTCATTCCGGAAAGTATGGAAGCTGATATACAAGCCATGCATGGTGGTTTTGGCTATGTGACGGACCTGGACAATCCGGGGTTACAAGCTGGTGTCCGAGCTCTGAAAAGAGCTTTTGGCAAAGAGGTCGATTTCCTTAGGGAAGGTGGCTCTATCCCCATCGTTAAGGTCTTTGCCGATATCATCCAGTCACCCGTTCTCCTGATAGGCTACGGTTTGCCTGATCAGAACATCCATGCACCTGATGAAAATTTCAGTCTTTATAACTTTCATAAAGGAATTGAAAGTATCATCTATTTCTTCGAAGAAATCGGTAATCTACAGGATTGAGATGAAGCGCGGACTCCACTATTACGAAGAATTGGCCAACACCATTACCCATGCTGCCGGTATTGCTTTTAGCATTGTTGGGCTTGTCATACTGGTTGTCAGGGCAGCTCTGTATGGTGATGCCTGGCAGGTGGTTAGCTTTAGTATCTATGGTTCGTCACTGATCCTGCTGTATCTGGCATCCACCCTCTATCACGGGTTTCAGTCCAAACGAGCCAAGGAACTGTTGCGGCTCTTTGACCACTCAGCCATCTACTTGCTGATTGCCGGCACTTATACCCCGTTTTTGTTAATCACCTTGCGGGGACCCTGGGGTTGGAGTCTATTTGGGGTGATCTGGGGTCTGGCTCTGCTGGGAATAACATTCAAGATCATTTTTCGCCACAAATACGAGATCGTCAGTACAGTCTTTTACATTCTCATGGGCTGGGTGGTTATCATTGCCATCAAGCCGCTACTGGCCGCTCTGCCAATGCCGGGCTTTTTCTGGTTGCTGGCCGGAGGGTTGGCCTACACATCAGGGGTTATCTTTTATGCCTGGCAAAAGCTGCCCTTTAATCATGCCATCTGGCACG
The Candidatus Neomarinimicrobiota bacterium DNA segment above includes these coding regions:
- a CDS encoding M3 family oligoendopeptidase; the protein is MYQPSHFIPVDLTIDSWNDLKPYFDKLINTEVTNTDDLSQLIVHYSETLSVFHEKNAWSYINMSRETDNQKYVDRYELFATKIGPELEKAANTVEKMIVTNPAFADLPDARFGQFKKKLKRELELYREQNVELSAEISKHSTKYDQLTGGLMVMLDGEEMPLPKAAVRLLSADREKRKETWLAIAEKRYSIKEPADQIYTDMLKLRINIAENAGYSNFRDFAHDRLQRFDYTPQDAIDFQNAIEEHIVPLARNIANKHRIKLGIAPDDYRPWDVLGEPKGQEALKPFNTGADLLKQAISIFGEIHPQFGKNLQAMESANLFDLESRKGKAPGGYNYGLETTGMPFIFMNAAGTQRDVVTMCHEGGHAMHTFLTNDESLIHYRDTPAEMAETASMSMELMTAGLWNKFYDSQDHLRARREHLEGIITFFPWCATVDAFQHWVYLNPDHTVSERDDYFDELNTRFMTNNTNWEGYDHYRRNGWQRQLHIFGMPFYYVEYGIAQLGALQVFRNFKKDPKAALEGYIKGLSLGSSRPLPEVWEAMGIKFDFSAEPIKELVEFVQQELASLED
- a CDS encoding dipeptidase, with translation MKKTIDFLNQNHDRFEQELIDILKVPSISALPEHGKDMRIMAEMLKDEMKKIGMFKASIIETEGHPVVYSEWLGASDKPTLLIYGHYDVQPVDPVDLWSSPPFDPVIKGDKIFGRGSADDKGQIYIHLKAIEAWLTTRGDLPVNVKLIFEGEEEVGSAHLEDFINEHAEMLTADYVVISDTPMFRAGYPGITYGLRGLAYLQVNLRGTNTDLHSGSFGGLVKNPINALVEILAQMKDEDGRIRIPGFYDRVLPITENEHIKLSNLPFSADDFASSIGAPALFGEAGYDDLERLWARPTFDINGIWGGFQGEGAKTVIPAEAHAKVSMRLVADQDPDDIARKFKTYVESLIPESMEADIQAMHGGFGYVTDLDNPGLQAGVRALKRAFGKEVDFLREGGSIPIVKVFADIIQSPVLLIGYGLPDQNIHAPDENFSLYNFHKGIESIIYFFEEIGNLQD
- a CDS encoding hemolysin III family protein — protein: MKRGLHYYEELANTITHAAGIAFSIVGLVILVVRAALYGDAWQVVSFSIYGSSLILLYLASTLYHGFQSKRAKELLRLFDHSAIYLLIAGTYTPFLLITLRGPWGWSLFGVIWGLALLGITFKIIFRHKYEIVSTVFYILMGWVVIIAIKPLLAALPMPGFFWLLAGGLAYTSGVIFYAWQKLPFNHAIWHGFVLAGSCFHFLGVLFYLSPVA